Genomic segment of bacterium:
CCCCGAGCGACCTGAATCCGAGATACACAGTAATGATCAGGTACAGCGTCCCAAGCGACACCGGGAGGAGCATGCGTGATTCTTCTCGAATGGAACCATTGTGTCCCACCGCCAGCAGTGCGCTCTCCCGCTCACCGGTTCCGTCGATGGTGTATATGAGGGCATTGTTGAAGGCGGACGGGAAATAGGTACTCGCCGCATGCGCGAGATGATGATCGACCTGCACAAACCTGCGGGGTTCGCTGCCCGTCATGTTCTGAAACTGACGGAGCAGTACAGGCAGGTCCATCATTCCCGAAAAAACTCCATGGTACGCGTCCGCTATCATGTCGGCTTCATCATTCGTGACCCAGGGTGCAATGAGCGCATGCCGGTCTTCGATGGCCTTGCGATCGAAGCGGCAATAATGCGCGACAACATCGACATCATCCATCCCGATGCCCGCTTCCTGCAGGCAGAATTTTATAGCCCGCGCCGGAAGCAGGGTGTTCCCAACGAGGTTCAGCGAGTATTTCGCGCGTGTAAAGCGCTCCTCGGCCGCGCATGCAACAATTTCTCCATCCCTGATCAATGCAGCGGAAGCATCATGACCGAAAAAACCCAGCGGAAACATCTGAAACGGGACCTCACCCTCATGAAAATTGAGGATGGAGTCGAAAGTCTGCGCCGTTTTCGCGAAAGGATTGCGATACCCTGATGCAGTATGTGAATCACGGGTAAACCCGCTGTAGCCGAGTACGTACATGGCATTACGCTCCTTCCTGCCGGCGAAGCATCAGGAAATACCGCTCAGGTTTGAACAGGAGGTCCAACGCGATGCGCTGCTGATCCTCCGGCAGCAGGGTGTATCTCCTGTACAGTTCATCGGATTTGATATGCGACCTCACATCCTTCGGCATCCCGATCCATTCAAGAATCTGCAACTCCTCGTTGTGGAGAAGACGATGCAGATCCTTCATCGACACGCATCGCTCGTTGGGATTGAGGAACTGATCGGCGATCCATGTCGGATTTTCAAAAAACGAACGCAGAAGAGGGTCGCCGTTCCGCGAACCCAGGAGATCACGCGCCGCCATGTTGTCACCGACGGTGTGAATGAATTCGTGCGCGAGACCGACTCGATCCTCGACCGGCGCCGCGTCGAGGAACATGGCGAGGAGCGACATATTCAGTCCGTGATGATATCTCCCATACGTCCCGTACACCCAGATGAACATCCTTCCCTCTGTCCTGAGCGCACGCCTGAGCGTGTGCAGTGCTGCAGGCATATCAGCTGTATGATGCAGCGCACCAAAGCAGAGAACGATATCGAAAGGCTGCTCATCATCGAGTTCTTGCAGCATGTTCCACTGGTAGTACGTCAGATTCGCCAGGTTTTTCTCGCGTGCCGCTTGTCGGGCAGTCTCGATGGACGTGGTCGAAAGGTCGATTCCCGTGAACGAGACTTCCGGAAATTGTGCGGCAAGCGCGCGGGATGTATTCCCGGTTCCGCAACCGGCATCGAGGACACGGATCGGTCTCCCGACCCCACTCAACGATGCGATGATGCGCGAAAATTTTCGCAGGAATATGAGACTATCCTGCTCCATTGGACGTGTGCCAGGGAACTGAATATCTTCATAAAACCTTTTCACCATCTCGGTGACGGCTTCCCGCTCGCCAGTTGTGGAGGCCATGTGATTCGGCCTTCTATTTTTTCCTTTCTCAGACATAGAATTCCCTCTTCATTGAGAAGCGGTCAGCAATGACGAAATGCCGTTTGAGACGCTGTTTGACAAACGGATCTTCGAGATCCTCCCACCGTGTCTGCGACGAAACGACGTATGCCATGAACAGGCCGTCGATCTCCCGCTGCGAGAAGTACGGCGGCATGATATCCATCGCGCGCTGCACACGTTCCCTGGTGAAGGCGAACTCACGGATCGCTTTCTTTTTCAGTTCAAACATGCGATCGGCGGAGAATGCATAGGGTCCTTCACTCACCTGCACATAGTCGCGCTGGACGAAATTGTCGGCATCATCGAAGTAGCCCAGCTGCTGTGCGAGCGCATACAACTTGGTCCCCGGATAATAGACGACCTGGAAGAACGTCGCGCCACAGAGATCGGACTGTTTCGCATATTCGATAGTCCCAAGCGCCTCCTCCTCCGTTTCGGAAGGGAATCCGAGCATGAAGAATCCACGCGTCACGATACCAGCCTTTGTACACTGCTCAATGGTGCGGGCTGCGACATCCAGGTCGAGTTTTTTCCTGATGAGTTTCTGTATGCGTGGGGAAGCTGTTTCTATGGCGATGGCTGAGAACTTCGTCCCCGCCAGTGCCATCTTCTCGATAAGTTCCACGTCCATGCGATCCGCGCGGATT
This window contains:
- a CDS encoding class I SAM-dependent methyltransferase, which codes for MASTTGEREAVTEMVKRFYEDIQFPGTRPMEQDSLIFLRKFSRIIASLSGVGRPIRVLDAGCGTGNTSRALAAQFPEVSFTGIDLSTTSIETARQAAREKNLANLTYYQWNMLQELDDEQPFDIVLCFGALHHTADMPAALHTLRRALRTEGRMFIWVYGTYGRYHHGLNMSLLAMFLDAAPVEDRVGLAHEFIHTVGDNMAARDLLGSRNGDPLLRSFFENPTWIADQFLNPNERCVSMKDLHRLLHNEELQILEWIGMPKDVRSHIKSDELYRRYTLLPEDQQRIALDLLFKPERYFLMLRRQEGA